From Bacillota bacterium, one genomic window encodes:
- a CDS encoding alpha/beta-type small acid-soluble spore protein, with product MPARKNRPAAKGAARPLDALKYEIAREMNLPQEVYQHGYWGNLSSRECGAVGGRMVKRMIEAAEKAIAEHVAAEAVAGFRSSLGLSVTRSDENGDGEREPPPSE from the coding sequence ATGCCGGCCAGAAAGAATCGGCCTGCCGCGAAGGGCGCAGCACGCCCGCTCGACGCGCTCAAATACGAGATCGCGAGAGAAATGAACCTTCCCCAAGAGGTCTATCAGCATGGCTACTGGGGCAATCTTTCGTCCAGGGAATGCGGTGCCGTCGGTGGACGCATGGTCAAAAGAATGATCGAGGCCGCCGAGAAAGCCATCGCTGAGCACGTGGCAGCCGAGGCAGTGGCCGGGTTCCGGTCCAGCCTGGGTCTGTCTGTGACTCGAAGCGACGAAAACGGTGATGGCGAAAGGGAGCCGCCTCCGTCGGAGTGA
- a CDS encoding indolepyruvate oxidoreductase subunit beta: MSERRAAAGVRNVLIAGVGGQGILLASRFLASAAIRAGLDVKVSEVHGMAQRGGSVVTHVRLGRTIYSPLVEMGAADFLVAFERLEALRWFPYTRAGATVIVNDLEIPPLPVILGIERYPTGIERRLAAGDRRVILVNAKDMAIKVGNAKCGNVALMGVLARSLGPGVSEEDWRGALNNVVPLGTAEVNWRAFLQGYKGE; the protein is encoded by the coding sequence GTGAGTGAGCGTCGCGCAGCCGCTGGCGTTCGCAACGTTCTGATAGCCGGAGTGGGTGGGCAGGGTATCCTGTTGGCCAGCAGGTTCCTGGCAAGTGCCGCGATAAGGGCCGGCCTTGATGTGAAGGTATCCGAGGTCCACGGGATGGCGCAGCGCGGCGGGAGCGTTGTAACCCACGTGAGGTTAGGGCGGACGATTTACTCACCGCTCGTGGAGATGGGCGCAGCCGACTTCCTGGTGGCGTTCGAAAGGCTGGAAGCTCTGAGGTGGTTTCCGTATACACGGGCGGGTGCCACCGTGATCGTGAATGACCTCGAGATTCCTCCGCTTCCCGTTATCCTTGGGATCGAGAGGTACCCAACTGGCATAGAGCGCAGGCTTGCCGCAGGGGACCGAAGGGTCATTCTAGTCAATGCCAAGGATATGGCTATAAAAGTTGGAAATGCCAAGTGTGGAAACGTCGCGCTCATGGGCGTGCTCGCCCGCAGCTTGGGCCCCGGCGTTTCCGAAGAGGACTGGAGAGGCGCTCTAAACAACGTGGTTCCCCTCGGGACCGCCGAGGTTAACTGGAGGGCTTTCTTGCAGGGATACAAAGGAGAGTAG
- a CDS encoding histidinol-phosphatase, with protein MSCTNITKHSATSLVDFHVHSTFSPDAEDTIDTMCEAAARAGLAEICFTDHADFEPKDQGHGYLRFETYREAVERASKKWEGTLAVRLGVEADYQTWYAGQVKEFISKRSFDFVLGSVHWVDSLSVTGEVFDTCGVEEACRRYLSAVLDLARSGMCDALAHLDVVKRYAFERYGKVRLRAFSDEIEAVLRALIERGTALEINTSGLRRTIHETLPDYETLELYRHLGGELITFGSDAHRASDVGFAIPYAVDMARSAGFRYITAFRNRQPYFICIG; from the coding sequence ATGTCGTGCACGAACATCACCAAGCACTCAGCGACTTCGCTTGTGGACTTCCATGTCCATTCCACCTTCTCACCCGACGCTGAGGACACGATAGACACGATGTGCGAGGCGGCCGCGAGAGCCGGGCTCGCGGAGATCTGTTTCACGGATCACGCTGACTTCGAACCGAAAGACCAGGGTCACGGGTACCTGCGTTTCGAGACATACAGGGAGGCAGTCGAGCGGGCTTCGAAGAAGTGGGAGGGAACTCTCGCGGTCAGGCTGGGGGTCGAGGCCGACTACCAAACATGGTACGCTGGCCAGGTGAAGGAGTTCATTTCCAAACGATCCTTTGATTTCGTTCTGGGTTCGGTCCATTGGGTGGACAGCCTCTCGGTGACCGGGGAAGTATTCGATACTTGCGGCGTTGAGGAGGCGTGCCGCCGGTATCTCTCTGCCGTGCTCGATCTCGCCCGTTCGGGCATGTGCGATGCCCTCGCTCACCTCGACGTCGTCAAGAGATATGCGTTTGAAAGATATGGAAAGGTGCGGCTGCGGGCGTTCTCAGACGAGATCGAGGCGGTCCTGCGTGCTCTCATAGAGCGTGGCACCGCGCTGGAGATCAATACGTCTGGCCTTAGGCGCACGATCCACGAGACTCTGCCCGACTATGAGACTCTCGAGCTGTACCGTCATCTTGGTGGAGAACTGATAACGTTTGGATCCGACGCACACCGAGCCAGCGACGTCGGCTTCGCCATACCCTATGCCGTCGACATGGCAAGGTCGGCAGGCTTTCGGTACATCACGGCGTTTCGGAATAGACAACCATATTTTATTTGTATTGGCTGA
- a CDS encoding thiamine pyrophosphate-dependent enzyme, translating into MSGNEAIARGAYEAGVGVACGYPGTPSTEIIERMKTFDGVYVEWSPNEKVAFEVALGAAIAGVRALVAMKHVGLNVAADPLFTAAYTGVNAGLVIVSADDPGMHSSQNEQDNRHYAKFAKIPMLEPSDSQEAKDFIGLALDISERFDTPVMLRTTTRVSHSSGIVLLGPPRARLRLAYKKAPPKYVMVPGNARLRRMEVEARQRAVAEFAESFSQNVIEWNGARVGIVASGVAYQYAREILGKNASYLKIAMTHPIPGGMVREFASRVERLYVVEELDPFLEEQIRAMGLTVTGKACLPATGELTPEIVRRALTEEGVLPGSMERAAESAEERAAEGAREGLREGAREGAGEGAGEGEAGNAPERAADRIALAPPAVSDEASMVESGETSEVVSVPARPPVMCPGCPHRGAFYVLKKMKTIATGDIGCYTLGASPPLSALDTTICMGASIGNAIGFSAAASVAGEPQAQATAGLTESGGLEPDGIRALASGHAPRKPVAVIGDSTFVHSGVTGLIDAVYNQAQIVVLIMDNGTTAMTGHQDHPATGVTARGSRTHKLSLEALSRACGVDLVAVIDPYDLASMERALRQAMDAPGPAVVIARRPCVLLPGAKPRRRYRVARERCNACRVCLGLGCPSIELCDGRPVIIEGSCVGCGVCAQICAHDAITLREAGEDRE; encoded by the coding sequence TGGGCGTCGCGTGCGGGTATCCCGGCACCCCGAGCACGGAGATCATCGAGCGCATGAAGACGTTCGATGGGGTTTACGTAGAGTGGTCTCCCAACGAGAAGGTAGCGTTCGAAGTAGCCTTGGGTGCGGCGATAGCCGGCGTAAGGGCGCTCGTCGCCATGAAGCACGTCGGTCTCAACGTTGCGGCGGACCCGCTCTTCACGGCGGCATACACCGGAGTCAACGCGGGCTTGGTGATAGTGTCCGCCGACGACCCCGGCATGCACAGTTCTCAGAACGAGCAGGACAACAGGCACTATGCGAAGTTCGCCAAAATCCCTATGCTCGAGCCCTCCGACTCTCAAGAAGCAAAGGATTTCATCGGGCTTGCTCTCGACATCAGCGAGAGGTTCGACACTCCTGTGATGCTTCGGACCACCACGCGCGTTTCCCACTCATCGGGGATCGTGTTGTTGGGCCCGCCCCGGGCGCGACTTAGGCTTGCTTACAAGAAGGCTCCACCGAAATACGTAATGGTTCCGGGCAATGCAAGGCTGCGCCGCATGGAGGTGGAGGCGCGCCAGAGGGCCGTTGCGGAGTTCGCTGAGAGTTTCTCGCAAAACGTCATCGAATGGAACGGCGCTCGCGTGGGCATTGTTGCCAGCGGGGTCGCTTACCAGTACGCCAGAGAGATCCTTGGGAAGAACGCTTCCTACCTCAAGATCGCCATGACACACCCCATTCCCGGGGGAATGGTGCGCGAATTCGCGTCGCGAGTCGAGCGCCTGTACGTCGTCGAGGAACTCGATCCTTTCCTTGAAGAACAGATCCGCGCAATGGGGCTGACCGTCACCGGCAAGGCGTGCTTGCCGGCTACAGGCGAGCTCACGCCGGAGATCGTGCGCAGGGCGCTGACAGAAGAGGGCGTTCTCCCGGGCAGCATGGAGCGCGCAGCGGAGTCCGCAGAAGAGAGGGCGGCTGAGGGCGCAAGAGAAGGCTTGAGAGAAGGCGCGAGAGAAGGTGCGGGAGAAGGTGCGGGAGAAGGCGAGGCCGGGAATGCCCCAGAACGCGCCGCGGATAGGATTGCCTTGGCCCCTCCGGCTGTCAGCGACGAAGCCTCCATGGTCGAAAGCGGCGAGACGAGCGAGGTCGTATCCGTGCCGGCTCGACCTCCGGTCATGTGTCCCGGGTGCCCACATAGGGGTGCGTTCTACGTGCTCAAGAAGATGAAAACGATCGCTACCGGAGACATCGGTTGCTACACTCTCGGCGCGAGCCCGCCCCTCTCAGCGCTGGACACCACGATATGTATGGGCGCCAGCATCGGAAACGCCATCGGATTCTCGGCGGCCGCTAGCGTCGCTGGGGAGCCTCAAGCACAGGCTACCGCCGGCCTAACCGAATCCGGCGGGCTCGAACCCGATGGGATCCGGGCACTTGCTTCCGGACACGCTCCGAGGAAGCCCGTTGCGGTGATCGGCGATTCGACGTTCGTTCATTCAGGCGTGACAGGGCTCATCGACGCCGTGTATAACCAGGCGCAGATCGTGGTGCTCATCATGGACAACGGGACCACGGCCATGACCGGTCATCAGGACCACCCGGCGACCGGCGTGACGGCGCGAGGGTCACGGACCCACAAGCTCAGCCTGGAGGCTCTCTCTCGCGCTTGCGGTGTGGACTTAGTGGCTGTTATCGATCCGTACGACCTCGCCTCGATGGAACGAGCGCTTCGCCAGGCGATGGACGCGCCCGGCCCGGCGGTTGTGATCGCAAGGAGACCGTGTGTCCTGCTGCCAGGCGCGAAACCTCGAAGGAGGTACAGAGTTGCGAGGGAGCGGTGCAACGCGTGCCGAGTCTGCTTGGGCTTGGGATGCCCCTCGATCGAGCTTTGCGACGGACGTCCTGTCATAATCGAGGGATCGTGTGTGGGATGCGGAGTGTGCGCTCAGATCTGCGCGCACGACGCCATAACGCTGCGAGAGGCGGGTGAGGACCGTGAGTGA
- a CDS encoding glycosyltransferase, translating to MARQIKTATKSLSDYRRVAGDDVINEIKALAEPLRGAQVLHVNSTAYGGGVAEILHTIVPLMRDVGLEATWMVIEAPPAFFDFTKGLHNSLQGMAGQDLSSALGTYLATNEREASCFSGSPDFVVVHDPQPAPLAIHLRDRFGRKTRWVWRCHIDLSSPAEEAWNLMRPFVERYDAAIFTMPAYAKEGLRVPRLAMIPPSIDPLSSKNVEMSLETAREIVASYGLDPSRPIIVQVSRFDPWKDPLGVIDAYRMVKREIPGVQLALVGSMAADDPEGAAYYRMSLEHADGDPDVHVLSNLNGIGNADVNAFQTAADVVVQKSIREGFGLTVSEGLWKARPVVAGNVGGIPLQVEDGKSGFLVGSVEECAERVLYLLTHPDQSREMGRAGKEHVRQRFLSTRHLADYLTLFKDLEQDRACSAETRAV from the coding sequence ATCAACGAAATCAAGGCGCTCGCCGAGCCCCTTAGAGGGGCCCAGGTCCTCCACGTCAATTCCACGGCGTACGGCGGGGGTGTGGCGGAGATACTCCACACCATCGTCCCGTTGATGAGGGACGTCGGCCTTGAGGCCACGTGGATGGTGATCGAAGCCCCACCCGCGTTCTTCGATTTCACCAAGGGGTTGCACAACTCACTGCAAGGCATGGCTGGCCAGGATCTCTCGTCGGCCCTGGGAACGTACCTCGCTACGAACGAACGGGAAGCGTCCTGTTTCTCGGGAAGCCCCGACTTCGTGGTGGTCCATGATCCGCAACCCGCGCCGCTTGCGATTCACCTCAGGGACCGGTTCGGGCGGAAAACCAGGTGGGTCTGGCGGTGCCACATCGACCTCTCCAGTCCCGCGGAGGAGGCATGGAACCTCATGAGACCCTTCGTGGAGAGGTATGATGCGGCGATATTCACGATGCCGGCGTACGCCAAGGAAGGTCTTCGAGTGCCTCGTCTGGCCATGATCCCTCCGTCCATCGACCCGCTGAGCTCCAAGAACGTCGAGATGTCTTTGGAGACGGCGAGGGAAATCGTCGCCAGCTACGGCCTGGACCCCTCACGGCCAATCATAGTCCAGGTCTCCAGGTTCGATCCTTGGAAAGACCCGCTCGGCGTGATAGACGCGTACCGCATGGTGAAGCGGGAGATCCCCGGCGTGCAGCTTGCACTCGTCGGATCCATGGCCGCCGATGACCCTGAAGGAGCGGCATACTATCGTATGTCACTGGAGCACGCGGACGGAGATCCGGATGTGCACGTCCTATCGAATCTAAACGGCATTGGGAACGCCGATGTGAATGCGTTCCAGACCGCCGCCGACGTAGTTGTTCAGAAGTCGATACGCGAAGGTTTCGGACTGACCGTGTCCGAAGGGCTCTGGAAGGCTCGCCCTGTGGTCGCAGGCAATGTCGGAGGCATACCCTTACAGGTGGAAGACGGCAAGTCGGGGTTCCTGGTGGGCTCGGTGGAAGAGTGCGCGGAAAGAGTTCTGTACCTCCTCACGCACCCTGACCAGTCCCGCGAAATGGGGCGCGCTGGCAAGGAGCATGTCAGGCAGAGATTCCTCTCGACCCGACACCTCGCGGACTACCTCACCCTTTTCAAAGATCTCGAGCAGGACAGAGCGTGCTCTGCGGAGACGAGGGCGGTGTAG
- a CDS encoding FAD-dependent oxidoreductase codes for MGKRILVVGGVAGGAGAAVKARRTCEDAEIVLFERTPYVSWANCGLPYYIGGTIQKREELFIVNPRRLASRFYIDVRTRHEVMAIDKSQRTISVRNLETGESRDEKYDSLILATGSEPAHPNIPGLDDPRVFTLVSMDDADRLYRFLEEHRPASAAVMGGGFIGLETTEALLERGISVTLIEMVDHLLPPVDKEVAEPIAIHLRDRGVQVLLGERVTGISECVNTHQLQLALASGKTVACDFAISALGVAPRLDLARQAGLAIGQAGGVVVNDRMQTSDPNIYAAGDICEVRNLITGKPMRVPLAGPANKQARVAGANAAGANMRYAGSLGTMIVKVLDMTIAKTGLSEREASSEGIPYYVSYSHSQHHAGYYPGARMMTVKLVVDRFTGTVLGAEIVGGEGVDKRIDVIATAIHSRMTVEDLEDLDLSYAPPYSSAKDPVNIAGFVAANIHRGEVRVIEPGELDVLLERGDVQLVDVRTPSERDRTGAIPGARLIPVDQLRELAGELDPHRKTVVYCAIGYRSYLAYRILKQRGFEDVSHLAGGFDAWRMFHGKPQVV; via the coding sequence GTGGGGAAACGAATCCTTGTGGTGGGGGGCGTGGCAGGCGGGGCAGGCGCGGCAGTCAAAGCTCGACGAACGTGTGAGGACGCTGAGATAGTGCTCTTCGAGCGCACTCCCTACGTCTCGTGGGCAAACTGCGGCCTGCCCTACTACATAGGCGGCACCATCCAGAAACGTGAGGAGCTCTTCATAGTCAATCCCAGAAGGCTTGCATCCAGGTTCTACATAGATGTGCGGACGCGGCACGAAGTTATGGCCATCGACAAGTCTCAAAGGACCATATCCGTTCGGAACCTCGAGACTGGGGAATCTCGGGACGAGAAGTACGATTCACTCATACTCGCCACTGGAAGCGAACCCGCCCATCCCAACATACCAGGATTGGACGATCCAAGGGTGTTCACGTTGGTGTCGATGGACGACGCCGACCGGCTCTACCGCTTCCTCGAGGAACACCGGCCGGCAAGTGCGGCAGTGATGGGAGGCGGGTTCATAGGCCTCGAAACCACAGAAGCGCTACTCGAGCGCGGCATCTCTGTCACGCTCATAGAAATGGTGGATCACTTGTTGCCACCAGTTGACAAGGAAGTGGCCGAACCCATTGCCATTCACCTCCGAGATAGGGGAGTCCAGGTCCTACTTGGCGAGAGAGTTACAGGCATATCGGAATGTGTCAATACACATCAGCTCCAGCTCGCCTTGGCCAGTGGCAAGACCGTTGCCTGTGATTTCGCCATCTCCGCGTTGGGGGTCGCACCAAGGCTGGACCTTGCGCGGCAAGCTGGCCTCGCCATAGGTCAGGCCGGGGGCGTGGTCGTCAATGACAGGATGCAGACAAGCGATCCAAACATCTACGCAGCGGGCGACATCTGTGAGGTGCGGAACCTCATCACGGGCAAGCCTATGCGCGTGCCCCTGGCGGGTCCCGCCAACAAGCAGGCGCGGGTGGCAGGCGCGAACGCCGCGGGCGCGAACATGAGGTACGCGGGATCTCTCGGGACCATGATAGTCAAAGTGTTGGACATGACCATAGCCAAGACAGGCCTTTCCGAGAGAGAGGCGTCTTCCGAAGGAATCCCTTACTACGTGTCATACAGTCATTCCCAGCACCATGCGGGGTACTACCCTGGCGCACGCATGATGACCGTAAAACTCGTGGTCGACAGGTTCACAGGAACCGTGCTGGGGGCCGAGATTGTGGGAGGTGAAGGGGTCGACAAGAGAATAGACGTGATAGCCACCGCGATTCACTCTCGTATGACCGTGGAGGATCTTGAGGATCTCGACCTCTCGTACGCCCCGCCGTACTCCTCGGCAAAAGATCCCGTGAACATCGCCGGCTTCGTGGCTGCAAACATTCATCGTGGAGAGGTCCGCGTCATTGAGCCGGGTGAGCTCGACGTTCTTCTCGAACGAGGGGACGTTCAACTCGTGGACGTCAGGACCCCGTCTGAGCGCGACCGGACGGGTGCGATCCCCGGCGCTCGCCTGATTCCCGTCGATCAGCTGCGCGAGCTCGCGGGCGAGCTCGACCCGCACCGGAAGACTGTGGTCTACTGCGCCATCGGGTACCGGTCGTATCTTGCGTACAGAATACTCAAGCAAAGGGGCTTCGAAGACGTATCCCACCTGGCCGGAGGGTTCGACGCGTGGAGGATGTTCCACGGAAAACCCCAGGTCGTGTGA